A stretch of the Chelonoidis abingdonii isolate Lonesome George chromosome 11, CheloAbing_2.0, whole genome shotgun sequence genome encodes the following:
- the CCDC9 gene encoding coiled-coil domain-containing protein 9 isoform X2, which yields MGALEWGCQAPGQDGVHTLGSPGFLLWGSRSGVGRYQPSGAPHPLLSPGAPSRPCRSPQEIEEDRKKAEQEGIAVTGLRRPRHSEGEPERKRADKDVSITVLVSLSPGEKRVVSGRKSPSAPKAGRGPPPRGAGRVGPYPSSRSPRTEQPDLLVWEGAGGSRGDGPSPGGRGRRPRGRGGAGTVTGAGDGGPDRKSKEWEERRRQNIEKMNEEMEKIAEYERNQRDGVQEKNPVRNFLDDPRRSGSFQEADRKEGSRRHVRNWGGPDFDKVKTGMEREKEWHAPGHRPGPKSGGPLDMTLSMTGRERAEYVRWKKEREQIDQERLARHRKPTGQWCREWDAEKTDTMFKEGCGTVPGPDPGARRDENKRPPRPPTFGEFLSEHRAERRRKGRGRPVPAKSYSMHDNRWEEKDEGPVAEEPDPHHEEPQAEGLATQLPPESRQPPDEDEDQWEDVSEEEEEEDEGHLSSSGEEEEEAAPLVESPKGPRALKVGRGPAPKLDMPPPGAHGGQGKILSPFSPAEGYQPVSDWGEEMELNSPRGSVGDSPPQAQPPGETAAAEPGGRGTAEATRQEELAGGSMALAAPGSTERPEELGVPATQGATETSIQLEAEPALGDVEQDKGEP from the exons ATGGGTGCACTGGAGTGGGGATGCCAGGCTCCAGGGCAAGACGGGGTGCACACATTGGGGAGTCCTGGCTTTCTGCTCTGGGGATCAAggtcgggggtggggaggtaccagCCCAGCGGGGCCCCGCATCCCCTGCTCAGCCCGGGAGCCCCGTCACGTCCCTGCCGCTCCCCGCAGGAGATCGAAGAGGATCGGAAGAAGGCTGAGCAGGAAGGCATCGCGGTGACGGGCTTGCGCCGGCCGCGCCACTCCGAGGGTGAGCCCGAGAGGAAGCGGGCGGACAAGGACGTCTCCATCACTGTCCTGGTCTCGCTGTCCCCTGGG gagaAGCGCGTGGTCAGTGGCAGGAAGTCCCCCAGTGCGCCCAAGGCTGGCCGTGGCCCACCCCCCCGGGGCGCAGGGCGGGTCGGACCATACCCCTCCAGCCGGTCGCCACGGACGGAGCAGCCTGACCTGCTGgtctgggaaggggcaggaggcagcagaggggATGGGCCGTCTCCGGGCGGGCGAGGGCGCAGGCCGCGGGGCCGAGGAGGGGCCGGCACGGTCACGGGAGCAGGAGACGGAGGCCCTGACAGGAAATCCAAG GAGTGGGAGGAGCGAAGGCGGCAGAACATCGAGAAGATGAACGAGGAAATGGAGAAGATTGCAGAGTATGAGCGGAACCAGCGG GACGGGGTGCAGGAGAAGAACCCGGTGCGGAATTTCCTGGATGACCCACGGCGCAGCGGCTCCTTCCAGGAGGCCGACCGCAAGGAGGGGAGCCGGCGGCATGTCCGCAACTGGGGCGGGCCTGACTTCGACAAGGTCAAGACAGGCATGGAGCGGGAGAAGGAGTGGCACGCCCCG GGCCACCGGCCAGGCCCCAAGAGCGGGGGGCCGCTGGACATGACGCTGTCCATGACGGGCCGGGAGCGGGCTGAATACGTGCGCTGGAAGAAGGAGCGGGAGCAGATAGACCAGGAGCGGCTGGCGCGGCACCGCAAGCCCACGGGCCAGTGGTGCCGGGAGTGGGACGCCGAGAAGACGGACACCAT GTTTAAGGAGGGCTGTGGCACGGTGCCGGGACCGGACCCGGGCGCCAGGCGTG ACGAGAACAAGCGCCCTCCCAGGCCGCCCACCTTCGGGGAGTTCCTGTCCGAGCACCGGGCTGAGCGCAGGAGGAAGGGCCGGGGCAGACCCGTGCCCGCCAAGTCCTACAG catGCACGACAACCGGTGGGAGGAGAAGGATGAGGGTCCAGTGGCTGAGGAGCCCGACCCCCACCACGAGGAGCCGCAG GCAGAGGGGTTGGCCACCCAGCTGCCCCCCGAGTCCCGGCAGCCTCCTGACGAGGATGAGGACCAGTGGGAGGAtgtcagtgaggaggaggaggaggaggatgaaggccACCTCAGCTCTTcgggcgaggaggaggaggaggcagcgccCCTGGTGGAGTCCCCGAAAGGCCCGCGGGCCCTGAAGGTTGGGCGGGGCCCAGCCCCCAAGCTGGACATGCCCCCGCCGGGAGCCCATGGAGGACAGGGCAAAATCCTCAGTCCCTTCTCCCCAGCTGAAGGCTACCAGCCTGTCTCAGACTGGGGCGAGGAGATGGAGCTGAACTCGCCCCGGGGCAGTGTGGGGGACAGCCCCccccaggcacagccccctgGAGAGACTGCAG CTGCAGAGCCGGGCGGGCGGGGCACGGCCGAGGCCACACGGCAGGAGGAGCTGGCGGGGGGATCGATGGCTCTAGCAGCCCCTGGCAGCACAGAGAGGC
- the CCDC9 gene encoding coiled-coil domain-containing protein 9 isoform X1, producing the protein MGALEWGCQAPGQDGVHTLGSPGFLLWGSRSGVGRYQPSGAPHPLLSPGAPSRPCRSPQEIEEDRKKAEQEGIAVTGLRRPRHSEGEPERKRADKDVSITVLVSLSPGEKRVVSGRKSPSAPKAGRGPPPRGAGRVGPYPSSRSPRTEQPDLLVWEGAGGSRGDGPSPGGRGRRPRGRGGAGTVTGAGDGGPDRKSKEWEERRRQNIEKMNEEMEKIAEYERNQRDGVQEKNPVRNFLDDPRRSGSFQEADRKEGSRRHVRNWGGPDFDKVKTGMEREKEWHAPGHRPGPKSGGPLDMTLSMTGRERAEYVRWKKEREQIDQERLARHRKPTGQWCREWDAEKTDTMFKEGCGTVPGPDPGARRDENKRPPRPPTFGEFLSEHRAERRRKGRGRPVPAKSYSMHDNRWEEKDEGPVAEEPDPHHEEPQQAEGLATQLPPESRQPPDEDEDQWEDVSEEEEEEDEGHLSSSGEEEEEAAPLVESPKGPRALKVGRGPAPKLDMPPPGAHGGQGKILSPFSPAEGYQPVSDWGEEMELNSPRGSVGDSPPQAQPPGETAAAEPGGRGTAEATRQEELAGGSMALAAPGSTERPEELGVPATQGATETSIQLEAEPALGDVEQDKGEP; encoded by the exons ATGGGTGCACTGGAGTGGGGATGCCAGGCTCCAGGGCAAGACGGGGTGCACACATTGGGGAGTCCTGGCTTTCTGCTCTGGGGATCAAggtcgggggtggggaggtaccagCCCAGCGGGGCCCCGCATCCCCTGCTCAGCCCGGGAGCCCCGTCACGTCCCTGCCGCTCCCCGCAGGAGATCGAAGAGGATCGGAAGAAGGCTGAGCAGGAAGGCATCGCGGTGACGGGCTTGCGCCGGCCGCGCCACTCCGAGGGTGAGCCCGAGAGGAAGCGGGCGGACAAGGACGTCTCCATCACTGTCCTGGTCTCGCTGTCCCCTGGG gagaAGCGCGTGGTCAGTGGCAGGAAGTCCCCCAGTGCGCCCAAGGCTGGCCGTGGCCCACCCCCCCGGGGCGCAGGGCGGGTCGGACCATACCCCTCCAGCCGGTCGCCACGGACGGAGCAGCCTGACCTGCTGgtctgggaaggggcaggaggcagcagaggggATGGGCCGTCTCCGGGCGGGCGAGGGCGCAGGCCGCGGGGCCGAGGAGGGGCCGGCACGGTCACGGGAGCAGGAGACGGAGGCCCTGACAGGAAATCCAAG GAGTGGGAGGAGCGAAGGCGGCAGAACATCGAGAAGATGAACGAGGAAATGGAGAAGATTGCAGAGTATGAGCGGAACCAGCGG GACGGGGTGCAGGAGAAGAACCCGGTGCGGAATTTCCTGGATGACCCACGGCGCAGCGGCTCCTTCCAGGAGGCCGACCGCAAGGAGGGGAGCCGGCGGCATGTCCGCAACTGGGGCGGGCCTGACTTCGACAAGGTCAAGACAGGCATGGAGCGGGAGAAGGAGTGGCACGCCCCG GGCCACCGGCCAGGCCCCAAGAGCGGGGGGCCGCTGGACATGACGCTGTCCATGACGGGCCGGGAGCGGGCTGAATACGTGCGCTGGAAGAAGGAGCGGGAGCAGATAGACCAGGAGCGGCTGGCGCGGCACCGCAAGCCCACGGGCCAGTGGTGCCGGGAGTGGGACGCCGAGAAGACGGACACCAT GTTTAAGGAGGGCTGTGGCACGGTGCCGGGACCGGACCCGGGCGCCAGGCGTG ACGAGAACAAGCGCCCTCCCAGGCCGCCCACCTTCGGGGAGTTCCTGTCCGAGCACCGGGCTGAGCGCAGGAGGAAGGGCCGGGGCAGACCCGTGCCCGCCAAGTCCTACAG catGCACGACAACCGGTGGGAGGAGAAGGATGAGGGTCCAGTGGCTGAGGAGCCCGACCCCCACCACGAGGAGCCGCAG CAGGCAGAGGGGTTGGCCACCCAGCTGCCCCCCGAGTCCCGGCAGCCTCCTGACGAGGATGAGGACCAGTGGGAGGAtgtcagtgaggaggaggaggaggaggatgaaggccACCTCAGCTCTTcgggcgaggaggaggaggaggcagcgccCCTGGTGGAGTCCCCGAAAGGCCCGCGGGCCCTGAAGGTTGGGCGGGGCCCAGCCCCCAAGCTGGACATGCCCCCGCCGGGAGCCCATGGAGGACAGGGCAAAATCCTCAGTCCCTTCTCCCCAGCTGAAGGCTACCAGCCTGTCTCAGACTGGGGCGAGGAGATGGAGCTGAACTCGCCCCGGGGCAGTGTGGGGGACAGCCCCccccaggcacagccccctgGAGAGACTGCAG CTGCAGAGCCGGGCGGGCGGGGCACGGCCGAGGCCACACGGCAGGAGGAGCTGGCGGGGGGATCGATGGCTCTAGCAGCCCCTGGCAGCACAGAGAGGC
- the CCDC9 gene encoding coiled-coil domain-containing protein 9 isoform X3, with amino-acid sequence MGALEWGCQAPGQDGVHTLGSPGFLLWGSRSGVGRYQPSGAPHPLLSPGAPSRPCRSPQEIEEDRKKAEQEGIAVTGLRRPRHSEGEPERKRADKDVSITVLVSLSPGEKRVVSGRKSPSAPKAGRGPPPRGAGRVGPYPSSRSPRTEQPDLLVWEGAGGSRGDGPSPGGRGRRPRGRGGAGTVTGAGDGGPDRKSKEWEERRRQNIEKMNEEMEKIAEYERNQRDGVQEKNPVRNFLDDPRRSGSFQEADRKEGSRRHVRNWGGPDFDKVKTGMEREKEWHAPGHRPGPKSGGPLDMTLSMTGRERAEYVRWKKEREQIDQERLARHRKPTGQWCREWDAEKTDTMFKEGCGTVPGPDPGARRDENKRPPRPPTFGEFLSEHRAERRRKGRGRPVPAKSYSMHDNRWEEKDEGPVAEEPDPHHEEPQQAEGLATQLPPESRQPPDEDEDQWEDVSEEEEEEDEGHLSSSGEEEEEAAPLVESPKGPRALKVGRGPAPKLDMPPPGAHGGQGKILSPFSPAEGYQPVSDWGEEMELNSPRGSVGDSPPQAQPPGETAGATETSIQLEAEPALGDVEQDKGEP; translated from the exons ATGGGTGCACTGGAGTGGGGATGCCAGGCTCCAGGGCAAGACGGGGTGCACACATTGGGGAGTCCTGGCTTTCTGCTCTGGGGATCAAggtcgggggtggggaggtaccagCCCAGCGGGGCCCCGCATCCCCTGCTCAGCCCGGGAGCCCCGTCACGTCCCTGCCGCTCCCCGCAGGAGATCGAAGAGGATCGGAAGAAGGCTGAGCAGGAAGGCATCGCGGTGACGGGCTTGCGCCGGCCGCGCCACTCCGAGGGTGAGCCCGAGAGGAAGCGGGCGGACAAGGACGTCTCCATCACTGTCCTGGTCTCGCTGTCCCCTGGG gagaAGCGCGTGGTCAGTGGCAGGAAGTCCCCCAGTGCGCCCAAGGCTGGCCGTGGCCCACCCCCCCGGGGCGCAGGGCGGGTCGGACCATACCCCTCCAGCCGGTCGCCACGGACGGAGCAGCCTGACCTGCTGgtctgggaaggggcaggaggcagcagaggggATGGGCCGTCTCCGGGCGGGCGAGGGCGCAGGCCGCGGGGCCGAGGAGGGGCCGGCACGGTCACGGGAGCAGGAGACGGAGGCCCTGACAGGAAATCCAAG GAGTGGGAGGAGCGAAGGCGGCAGAACATCGAGAAGATGAACGAGGAAATGGAGAAGATTGCAGAGTATGAGCGGAACCAGCGG GACGGGGTGCAGGAGAAGAACCCGGTGCGGAATTTCCTGGATGACCCACGGCGCAGCGGCTCCTTCCAGGAGGCCGACCGCAAGGAGGGGAGCCGGCGGCATGTCCGCAACTGGGGCGGGCCTGACTTCGACAAGGTCAAGACAGGCATGGAGCGGGAGAAGGAGTGGCACGCCCCG GGCCACCGGCCAGGCCCCAAGAGCGGGGGGCCGCTGGACATGACGCTGTCCATGACGGGCCGGGAGCGGGCTGAATACGTGCGCTGGAAGAAGGAGCGGGAGCAGATAGACCAGGAGCGGCTGGCGCGGCACCGCAAGCCCACGGGCCAGTGGTGCCGGGAGTGGGACGCCGAGAAGACGGACACCAT GTTTAAGGAGGGCTGTGGCACGGTGCCGGGACCGGACCCGGGCGCCAGGCGTG ACGAGAACAAGCGCCCTCCCAGGCCGCCCACCTTCGGGGAGTTCCTGTCCGAGCACCGGGCTGAGCGCAGGAGGAAGGGCCGGGGCAGACCCGTGCCCGCCAAGTCCTACAG catGCACGACAACCGGTGGGAGGAGAAGGATGAGGGTCCAGTGGCTGAGGAGCCCGACCCCCACCACGAGGAGCCGCAG CAGGCAGAGGGGTTGGCCACCCAGCTGCCCCCCGAGTCCCGGCAGCCTCCTGACGAGGATGAGGACCAGTGGGAGGAtgtcagtgaggaggaggaggaggaggatgaaggccACCTCAGCTCTTcgggcgaggaggaggaggaggcagcgccCCTGGTGGAGTCCCCGAAAGGCCCGCGGGCCCTGAAGGTTGGGCGGGGCCCAGCCCCCAAGCTGGACATGCCCCCGCCGGGAGCCCATGGAGGACAGGGCAAAATCCTCAGTCCCTTCTCCCCAGCTGAAGGCTACCAGCCTGTCTCAGACTGGGGCGAGGAGATGGAGCTGAACTCGCCCCGGGGCAGTGTGGGGGACAGCCCCccccaggcacagccccctgGAGAGACTGCAG